One window of the Clupea harengus chromosome 20, Ch_v2.0.2, whole genome shotgun sequence genome contains the following:
- the lnx2b gene encoding ligand of Numb protein X 2b yields the protein MTEARVPTASASTMAAPASGGPVALTWARVCKECGQVHEGPEGHLYDYQDDVDDELQCHICLQPLLRPMDTPCGHTYCYQCLSSFLRDQDFCPVDRQRLQLPQCRPSSLLVRNLLDKLSVLCPFHAECQGTMPRCELQPHLHNRCSAFRRMREEAERRKRPPWNEIKASKAEAEDGKSTPPLSRASPRRPAEPGLVNPAFEEGEEETHLRSSLVAESMVVELFRDDPEEELGLRIVGGKDTPLGNIVVQEIVRDSVAARSGKLSPGDHILEVNDASLASVCHDRAIGVLRRPCSLLRITVMQEKGFKPRLEQHPSSGTNAANLSPSSSSSSNASPQASNHLHHHASAAHQHHPQGTVTQVTLAKRERSEPLGIKLIRKSDESGVFILDLLTGGLAAKDGKLRNNDKVLAINGHDLRHGTPETAAQIIQASEVRVNFVVMRHPEPEEGGDVVPRGARRLPEQQFFRRRSTYMKEPPSGFSCQEKTVSLKKEPRHSLGITIAGGRDCRSRLPVYITSVQPVGCLHRDGTIRTGDVLLSINGVDLTQLTYNEAVSVLKTQTAQPSVALRVIRTVTEEEEEEEGDAATKEEQEAVESPSEDDINWAPLWTRWLGLPSNMHWCRDIVLMKTNSESWGFSIVGGYEESRGQQPFFIKTIVPGTPAHFDGRLKCGDEIVAVNGASTVGMNNSSLIPMLKLQKNKVTLTVVSWPGSLV from the exons ATGACCGAGGCCAGGGTGCCCACAGCGAGCGCCTCCACCATGGCGGCGCCGGCGTCCGGGGGCCCCGTGGCTCTGACGTGGGCGCGCGTGTGCAAGGAGTGCGGCCAGGTGCACGAGGGCCCCGAGGGCCACCTGTATGACTACCAGGACGACGTGGACGACGAGCTGCAGTGCCACATCTGCCTGCAGCCCCTGCTGCGGCCCATGGACACGCCGTGCGGGCACACCTACTGCTACCAGTGCCTGAGCAGCTTCCTGCGCGACCAGGACTTCTGCCCCGTGGACCGCCAGCGGCTGCAGCTGCCCCAGTGCCGGCCCTCCAGCCTGCTGGTGCGCAACCTGCTGGACAAGCTGAGCGTGCTGTGCCCCTTCCATGCAGAGTGCCAGGGCACCATGCCGCGCTGCGAGCTCCAGCCTCACCTGCACAACAG atgCTCTGCTTTCAGGCGGATGcgtgaggaggcagagaggaggaagaggcctcCTTGGAATGAAATTAAGGCCAGCAAAGCGGAGGCAGAGGACGGTAaatccacccctcccctctcccgcGCGTCCCCCCGGCGCCCAGCGGAGCCCGGCCTGGTCAACCCCGCCTtcgaggagggagaggagg AAACTCACCTGAGGTCCAGCCTGGTGGCGGAGTCCATGGTGGTGGAGCTGTTCCGGGACGACCCCGAGGAGGAACTGGGCCTGCGGATAGTGGGGGGGAAGGACACCCCTCTGGGCAACATCGTCGTCCAGGAGATTGTGCGCGATTCTGTCGCTGCACGGAGCGGCAAACTGTCCCCAGGAGACCACATTCTTGAG GTGAACGATGCCAGCCTGGCGTCCGTGTGCCATGACCGTGCCATCGGTGTGCTGCGCCGCCCGTGCTCCCTGCTCCGGATCACCGTCATGCAGGAGAAAGGCTTCAAGCCACGGCTCGAGCAGCACCCTTCGTCGGGCACCAACGCCGCCAAcctgtccccctcctcctcttcctcgtccaaCGCCTCGCCGCAGGCCTCCAACCACCTTCACCACCATGCCAGTGCTGcgcaccaacaccacccccagGGCACCGTCACCCAGGTGACGCTGGCCAAGCGCGAGCGCTCCGAGCCGCTGGGCATCAAGCTCATCCGCAAGTCGGACGAGTCGGGCGTCTTCATCCTGGACCTGCTCACAGGCGGGCTGGCGGCCAAGGATGGCAAGCTGCGCAACAACGACAAGGTGCTGGCCATCAACGGGCACGACCTGCGGCACGGCACCCCGGAGACCGCTGCTCAGATCATACAG GCTAGTGAGGTGCGGGTCAATTTTGTGGTGATGAGGCACCCCGAGCCTGAGGAGGGGGGTGACGTTGTGCCCCGGGGGGCCAGACGACTCCCTGAGCAGCAGTTCTTCAGACGCCGCTCCACCTATATGAAG GAACCGCCCAGTGGCTTCTCCTGCCAAGAGAAGACGGTGAGCCTGAAGAAAGAGCCGCGCCATTCCCTGGGCATCACCATCGCCGGCGGGAGGGACTGCCGCAGCCGCCTGCCCGTCTACATCACCAGCGTGCAGCCCGTGGGGTGCCTGCACCGGGACGGAACCATCAGAACAG GTGATGTGCTGTTGAGCATCAATGGTGTTGACCTCACCCAGCTGACGTACAACGAGGCGGTGTCAGTGCTGAAGACACAGACAGCCCAGCCGTCGGTGGCTCTCCGCGTCATCCGGACCGTcacggaggaagaggaggaggaggagggagacgcCGCCAccaaggaggagcaggaggccgTGGAGAGTCCGTCTGAGGACGACATCAACTGGGCCCCGCTCTGGACCCGTTGGCTGGGCCTGCCCAG CAACATGCACTGGTGCCGTGACATCGTCCTGATGAAGACCAACAGTGAGAGCTGGGGCTTCAGCATCGTCGGGGGCTACGAGGAGAGCCGCGGCCAGCAGCCCTTCTTCATCAAGACCATAGTGCCTGGGACACCGGCCCACTTCGACGGGCGCCTCAA GTGCGGGGATGAGATTGTGGCCGTTAACGGCGCCTCCACTGTGGGGATGAATAACTCGTCCCTCATCCCGATGCTCAAGCTGCAGAAGAACAAGGTCACTCTTACCGTCGTCTCCTGGCCTGGCAGCCTGGTCTAA